One Scleropages formosus chromosome 8, fSclFor1.1, whole genome shotgun sequence DNA window includes the following coding sequences:
- the tbl3 gene encoding transducin beta-like protein 3, with the protein MASSALQFKTNYAVSSKIEPFYKGGKVQISKDERYMFCTCGTRVNVLEVGTGKIFSSIEQEDQEDITCFSLSPDDETLVTASRALLLKQWDWKQSTCLRSWRAIHNTPVASMSFDPTSTLLATGGCDSTIKIWDVLKQYCTHNLKGSSGVVHLVEFHPDAERLQLFSSSADYGIRVWDLRRSQCTCVLQSHFSAVTSLAFSCNGDTLVSSGRDKICTVWDLKSSKAVRTVPVYEAVEAVVLVPEGEDFPQIGVKSKGLHFITAGSKGVLRVWEASTSRCIFTQALSDTPTPENDGRAEEEVEQLSLTHALLLATSARLAVVTAEHNILLYELSSLSVQQQFVGYNDEVLDVKFLGRKDSHIVVATNSPQLKVFELSTCNCQILYGHTDTVLAVDVFRKGRMFVSCAKDRTVRVWRMHLESGLVACVAQGSGHVSAIGSIACSRLKENFLVSGSQDCTIKVWELPESFGAGGQTGIAEQIVARVTEKGHDKDVNSLAISPNDKLVASGSQDRTAKLWSLTNLSLLGVFRGHRRGIWCVQFSPLDQVLASSSADGTVKLWSLQDFSCLKTFEGHDASVLKVIFLSRGMQLLTSGSDGLLKLWTIKTNECVKTLDAHQDKVWGLHTSSKDNMVVTGSVDSSIILWEDVTEKELLEEQVKREDQILKLQELSNLLLEGRYLKALGLAISLDQPHTVLRVIKEIRQGESGHRKVEETITRLRQDQKESVLRYCAVWNTNARSCLDAQVVIQVLLQHESPELLLQYQGVRGILEGLLPYTERHMQRIGRLMQASMFLDYLWQKMRVAGKCRGSGDLDSDEMDTVPPQTTEPLFFIDRQADQAAKEYEEGGLEYQEEDEEDGNEHSIEGDGDEGASSDDEDSGACKADINGQQTGAGCGSSFSSEESEGEESPNKGETSSGQRRTSRTDQRGLTSGLTQVLAR; encoded by the exons ATGGCGAGCAGCGCCCTTCAGTTCAAAACCAA CTATGCTGTTTCCAGCAAGATCGAGCCGTTCTACAAAGGAGGAAAAGTGCAG ATTAGTAAAGATGAGAGGTACATGTTCTGCACTTGTGGCACCCGAGTGAACGTCCTGGAGGTGGGAACAGGGAAGATATTTAGCAGCATTGAGCAG GAAGATCAAGAAGACATTACGTGTTTTTCCCTCAGTCCTGATGATGAG ACTCTGGTGACAGCAAGCCGGGCATTGTTATTGAAGCAGTGGGACTGGAAGCAGAGCACTTGCCTGCGCAGCTGGAGGGCCATTCACAACACACCAGTGGCCAGCATGAGCTTTGACCCCACTTCCACACTTTTGGCAACAG GAGGCTGTGACAGCACCATAAAGATCTGGGATGTTCTGAAGCAGTACTGCACTCACAACCTTAAGGGCTCCTCAGGGGTTGTTCA CCTTGTGGAGTTCCACCCAGATGCCGAGCGGCTGCAGCTCTTCTCCAGCTCGGCTGACTACGGCATCCGCGTGTGGGACCTGCGCAGAAGTCAGTGCACCTGTGTACTGCAGAGCCACTTCAGTGCTGTTACCTCCTTGGCGTTCTCCTGCAACGGTGACACCCTGGTAAG CTCTGGCCGGGACAAGATCTGCACGGTGTGGGACCTGAAAAGCAGCAAAGCAGTTCGGACAGTGCCCGTATACGAG GCTGTCGAGGCTGTGGTGCTGGTCCCAGAAGGGGAAGATTTCCCGCAGATCGGGGTTAAATCCAAAGGGCTGCATTTCATCACGGCGGGCAGCAAAG GTGTGCTGAGAGTGTGGGAGGCCAGCACCTCTCGCTGCATCTTCACACAAGCGCTGTCAGACACCCCAACACCAGAAAATGACGGCAGGGCTGAGGAAGAGGTAGAGCAGTTGAGCTTGACTCACGCCCTGCTCCTGGCTACCTCTGCCCGCCTGGCCGTCGTTACAGCCGAGCACAACATCCTGCTGTATGAGCTGTCCTCGCTgtctgtgcagcagcag TTCGTTGGGTACAACGACGAGGTCTTGGACGTGAAGTTCCTGGGCAGGAAGGACAGCCACATCGTGGTGGCGACCAACAGCCCACAGCTGAAGGTGTTTGAGCTCTCCACCTGCAACTGCCAGATCCTCTATGGGCATACAG ACACCGTGTTGGCTGTGGATGTGTTCCGGAAGGGTCGCATGTTTGTAAGCTGTGCAAAG gacaggacggtGCGAGTGTGGCGCATGCACCTCGAGTCAGGATTGGTGGCCTGTGTGGCCCAGGGCTCAGGCCATGTCAGTGCCATCGGCAGCATCGCCTGCTCCAG GTTGAAGGAGAACTTCCTGGTTTCTGGCAGCCAAGACTGCACCATCAAGGTGTGGGAGCTCCCGGAGAGCTTTGGCGCAGGGGGTCAGACCGGTATAGCGGAGCAGATCGTTGCACGGGTCACGGAAAAGGGACATGACAAG GACGTGAACAGCCTGGCAATCTCCCCCAACGATAAGTTGGTGGCATCAGGTTCCCAGGACCGTACGGCCAAACTGTGGTCGCTGACAAACCTCTCCCTGCTGGGTGTGTTTCGTGGGCACCGCCGCGGCATTTGGTGTGTCCAGTTCTCACCATTGGACCAGGTTTTGGCCAGCTCCTCCGCTGACGGCACTGTAAAGCTCTGGAGCCTCCAGGACTTCAGCTGCCTTAAG ACATTTGAAGGTCACGACGCCTCGGTGCTAAAGGTCATCTTCTTGAGCCGCGGGATGCAGCTGCTCACCAG TGGCTCCGATGGGCTCCTCAAATTGTGGACCATCAAGACAAATGAGTGTGTCAAGACCCTCGATGCCCATCAGGACAAAGTCTGGGGTCTTCACACAAGCTCAAAGGACAACATGGTGGTGACAGGTTCTGTAGACTCCAGTATTATCTTGTGGGAG GACGTCACAGaaaaggagctgctggaggaacaGGTCAAACGGGAAGACCAGATATTGAA ACTGCAGGAGCTCTCAAACTTACTCCTGGAGGGAAGATACCTGAAAGCCTTGGGCCTAGCTATCTCCCTGGACCAGCCCCACACCGTGCTGCGCGTCATCAAAG AGATCCGACAGGGCGAGAGCGGACACCGTAAGGTGGAGGAGACCATCACCAGGCTGCGGCAGGACCAGAAAG AGTCGGTGCTGAGGTATTGTGCGGTGTGGAACACCAACGCCCGTAGCTGTCTGGATGCGCAGGTTGTCATCCAGGTGCTGCTGCAGCATGAAAGCCCCGAGTTGCTGCTACAGTACCAGGGGGTCCGTGGCATATTGGAGGGGCTCCTCCCCTACACAG AGAGACACATGCAGCGTATCGGCCGCTTAATGCAAGCATCCATGTTCCTGGATTACCTGTGGCAGAAAATGCGGGTGGCTGGAAAATGCAG GGGTAGCGGGGACCTGGATAGTGACGAGATGGACACGGTGCCTCCTCAGACTACCGAGCCGTTGTTCTTTATCGATCGGCAGGCCGACCAGGCAGCAAAAGAATATGAGGAAGGTGGTTTAGAATATcaggaggaagatgaagaagatggGAATGAACATAGTATCGAAGGTGACGGCGATGAGGGCGCCTCCAGTGACGACGAAGACAGTGGGGCCTGCAAGGCTGACATCAATGGCCAGCAGACAGGAGCAGGCTGTGGCTCTTCGTTCAGCAGCGAGGAGAGTGAAGGAGAGGAAAGCCCCAATAAGGGGGAGACCAGCAGCGGACAGAGAAGGACGAGCAGGACAGATCAGCGTGGCTTAACATCGGGGTTGACACAGGTGCTGGCCAGGTGA